From a region of the Micropterus dolomieu isolate WLL.071019.BEF.003 ecotype Adirondacks linkage group LG21, ASM2129224v1, whole genome shotgun sequence genome:
- the me2 gene encoding NAD-dependent malic enzyme, mitochondrial, whose amino-acid sequence MLSKLRATWSLRPRVSVCRWAHTKEKGKPLMLNPRTNKGMAFSLQERQILGIHGLLPPKVETQDIQAMRFQNNLKKITDPLQKYVYLMGIQERNERLFYRVLMEDIEELMPVVYTPTVGLACTQYGHIFRRPKGLFISILDKGHIRSILDNWPETNVSAVVVTDGERILGLGDLGVYGMGIPVGKLCLYTACAGIRPEKCLPVVIDVGTDNETLLKDPLYMGLYQKRDRSQAYDDLIDEFMEAVVDKYGQDTLIQFEDFGNHNAFRFLRKYREKYCTFNDDIQGTASVALAGLLAAQRAIGKPITEHRVLFLGAGEAALGIANLIVMAMMESGMTQAEAREKIWMFDKHGLIVKGRPQEIDTNQEAFVHDSPGNAQSFLDAVNTIKPTAIIGVAGAGRLFTHDVIRAMGSLNERPIIFALSNPTTKAECTAEDAYTLTDGRCLFASGSPFGPVTLSDGRVFTPGQGNNAYIFPGVALAVILSGVRHISDTVFLEAAKTLAEQLTDEELQEGRLYPPLSNIREVSVQMAVKVVEYVYAKGMAFRYPEPVDKNGLVRSTVWNTHYDSFLPDTYDWPGVSFSPKTD is encoded by the exons ATGTTGTCCAAGTTGAGAGCAACCTGGTCCCTGAGACCCCGTGTCTCTGTTTGCAGATGGGCACACACCAAAGAGAAGGGCAAGCCCCTCATGCTCAACCCTCGCACCAACAAA GGCATGGCCTTCTCTCTACAGGAACGACAGATTTTGGGGATACATGGTCTGTTGCCTCCCAAAGTGGAGACCCAGGACATTCAGGCCATGCGTTTCCAGAATAATCTCAAGAAGATTACTGATCCCCTGCAGAA GTACGTGTACTTGATGGGCATCCAGGAAAGGAATGAGAGGCTTTTCTATAGGGTGCTGATGGAAGACATCGAAGAACTGATGCCAGTTGTCTACACTCCCACTGTAGGCTTGGCCTGCACACAGTATGGACACATCTTTAGAAGACCCAA AGGCTTGTTCATCTCCATTCTGGACAAAGGACACATCCGTTCCATCCTAGACAACTGGCCTGAGACTAATGTTTCA gCAGTTGTAGTAACCGATGGAGAGCGCATTTTAGGATTAGGGGACCTGGGTGTTTATGGAATGGGCATCCCTGTTGGAAAACTTTGCCTGTACACCGCCTGTGCCGGCATTAGACCTGAGAAATGTCTGCCTGTGGTGATAGATGTCGGCACAGACAATGAG ACTCTCCTGAAAGATCCGCTGTACATGGGGCTGTACCAGAAGCGAGATCGCTCTCAAGCCTACGATGATCTGATTGATGAGTTCATGGAAGCTGTGGTGGACAAATATGGGCAGGACACACTGATCCAATTTGAAGACTTTGGGAACCACAACGCCTTCCGCTTCCTGAGGAAGTACAGGGAGAAGTACTGCACCTTCAACGATGATATCCAAG GCACTGCATCTGTAGCCCTTGCTGGTCTGTTAGCAGCTCAGAGAGCCATTGGCAAACCTATCACTGAACACCGGGTGCTTTTCCTGGGAGCTGGAGAG GCTGCCCTTGGTATTGCCAATCTGATTGTCATGGCTATGATGGAAAGCGGGATGACGCAAGCTGAAGCCAGAGAAAAGATCTGGATGTTCGATAAACATGGCTTAATAGTAaag GGCAGACCGCAGGAAATAGACACTAACCAGGAAGCATTTGTCCATGATAGTCCAGGGAATGCACAAAGCTTCCTAGATGCTGTCAATACCATCAAACCTACAGCTATCATTG GTGTGGCAGGAGCTGGACGTCTTTTCACCCATGATGTCATCAGGGCCATGGGATCCCTGAATGAACGACCAATAATCTTTGCCCTGAGTAACCCAACCACCAAAGCAGAGTGCACAGCGGAGGACGCCTACACACTCACTGAC GGTAGATGTCTTTTTGCCAGTGGCAGTCCATTTGGGCCAGTAACTCTGAGTGATGGCCGTGTCTTCACTCCTGGACAAGGGAACAACGCTTACATCTTCCCag GTGTGGCCTTGGCTGTGATCCTGAGTGGAGTGAGACACATAAGTGACACAGTATTCTTAGAGGCTGCCAAG ACGCTTGCAGAGCAGCTGACAGATGAAGAGCTGCAAGAAGGCAGACTTTATCCTCCTCTCTCCAACATCAGAGAGGTCTCTGTTCAGATGGCGGTCAAG GTGGTGGAGTATGTCTATGCTAAAGGCATGGCATTTCGCTACCCTGAGCCAGTGGACAAGAACGGCCTTGTACGTTCTACTGTGTGGAACACCCACTACGACTCCTTCCTGCCAGACACCTACGACTGGCCAGGGGTCAGCTTCAGCCCCAAGACTGACTAG
- the mapk4 gene encoding mitogen-activated protein kinase 4 — MARQDTPLFLHGFDLGGHFVDLRPLGMGVTGLVLAAVDQRTGQRVAIKKLVMRDAVTVKHALREVKITRRLHHENVVRVHEVLAPYGRPLPRDPTHLSALYIIQECMETDLARLLEQGPLHTGHATLLFYQLLRGLKFIHSANVLHRDLKPANIFINTDQLLLKIGDFGLARIVDPHYSHKGYLSEGLVTKWYCSPRLLLSPNNYTKAIDMWAAGCILAEMLTGRMLFAGAHELEQMQLILDTVPVLREEDRQDLLQVMPSYVSHGWRVKKPFSELLPEVNAQAVDFLERILTFNPMDRLTAEAALSHPFLQQYACPDDEPTSSYPFRIEDELEDSLITEQSLSSSNSQASSIHWERYENRLSTDVSWQQSGGRCCCMPPDRITSDLGDTTEDDEVQRDPRASSTSLLEEAQVDPRKYSHSSSAERFLENSHSSLERACGLGYVELDCGRSCDYKVGSPSYLDKIAWREGKPQHYSEPKLILDLSYWKRNTNSLPVPAEPICGSVEDVGEKKDEEAEEGETGDLFQEISRWVESTQSRLHSPSPSPSLEPRSPSHYNSSPPLPISPTDLPTPVFHYKEVVRQPSDECNEDRLSPLPHVTCSSNSLPSLLPSSPTYPLPPQSPQIVSPKTSPLFPPPDFQPLSSTSSILQPVNDDSLESLPVKQKERLFDLDVFISRALKLCRQNKEKADGKKGKDGGWREESKQPNINRKVPRRPEHRTPPPQTPNS, encoded by the exons ATGGCCAGACAAGACACCCCCCTCTTCCTCCATGGTTTTGATCTGGGTGGACACTTTGTTGACCTTCGACCTCTCGGCATGGGTGTCACAGGCCTGGTCCTCGCAGCTGTGGACCAGCGCACTGGACAGCGCGTGGCAATTAAAAAGCTGGTGATGCGTGACGCCGTGACCGTGAAACATGCTCTGCGAGAGGTCAAAATCACCCGGCGGCTGCATCATGAAAATGTGGTGAGGGTTCATGAGGTTTTGGCGCCTTATGGACGACCACTGCCCAGAGACCCAACCCACCTGAGTGCCCTGTACATCATCCAGGAGTGCATGGAGACGGATCTGGCTCGGCTGCTGGAACAAGGACCACTACACACAG GTCACGCTACTCTGCTGTTCTACCAGCTGCTGAGGGGACTGAAGTTCATCCACTCTGCAAATGTGCTGCACAGAGATCTGAAGCCTGCCAACATATTCATCAACACAGATCAGCTGCTGCTCAAGATTGGAGACTTTGGTCTGGCCAGGATAGTTGACCCTCACTATTCTCATAAA GGCTATCTTTCCGAGGGTCTGGTGACTAAGTGGTATTGCTCCCCCCGTCTGCTCCTGTCCCCCAACAACTACACTAAGGCCATAGACATGTGGGCTGCTGGCTGCATTCTGGCTGAGATGCTCACTGGACGTATGCTGTTTGCAG GAGCTCATGAGCTGGAGCAGATGCAGCTGATTCTCGACACCGTGCCAGTGCTAAGAGAGGAGGACAGGCAAGACCTGCTACAG GTGATGCCTTCATATGTCAGTCATGGATGGAGAGTCAAGAAACCCTTTTCTGAATTGCTGCCTGAAGTCAATGCTCAAG CTGTGGACTTCCTTGAGCGCATCTTGACCTTTAACCCCATGGATCGTCTGACAGCCGAAGCAGCGCTGTCCCATCCCTTCCTCCAGCAGTACGCCTGTCCAGACGATGAGCCCACCTCATCGTATCCCTTCCGCATCGAGGATGAACTAGAGGACAGCCTCATCACCGAGCAGAgcctcagcagcagcaacagtcaGGCCTCTAGCATCCACTGGGAGAG GTATGAGAACAGGTTATCAACTGATGTCTCCTGGCAGCAGTCAGGCGGAAGGTGTTGCTGCATGCCCCCTGACCGCATTACCTCTGACCTGGGAGACACCACAGAGGACGACGAGGTGCAGAGAGACCCTCGGGCCAGTTCCACCTCACTGTTAGAGGAGGCCCAG GTTGACCCACGCAAATATTCCCACAGCAGCTCAGCGGAACGCTTCCTGGAGAACTCTCACTCCTCTCTGGAACGGGCCTGTGGTTTGGGATATGTGGAACTGGACTGTGGCCGCTCCTGTGACTACAAAGTGGGCTCTCCTTCATATCTGGATAAAATTGCCTGGCGGGAGGGCAAGCCTCAACACTACTCAGAGCCTAAGCTGATCCTGGATCTGTCTTATTGGAAGCGTAACACTAACAGCCTCCCTGTGCCTGCTGAGCCCATTTGTGGGAGCGTGGAGGATGTGGGAGAGAAGAAGGATGAAGAAGCAGAAGAGGGGGAGACGGGGGATTTATTCCAGGAGATCTCTCGCTGGGTGGAGAGCACCCAGTCTCGTCTGCACTCGCCCAGTCCCAGTCCTTCTTTGGAGCCACGTTCACCCTCCCACTACAATtcctctccccctcttcctATCTCCCCGACTGACCTCCCAACTCCAGTCTTCCACTACAAGGAGGTTGTGCGGCAACCATCAGATGAATGTAATGAAGACAGACTAAGCCCACTTCCACATGTCACATGTTCCTCTAATTCCCTTCCCTCACTTCTCCCCTCGTCTCCCACCTACCCACTTCCTCCTCAGTCCCCTCAAATAGTGTCTCCCAAGACCTCGCCACTTTTTCCTCCCCCTGACTTTCAACCCCTTTCGTCTACTTCCTCCATTTTGCAGCCAGTAAATGATGACTCCTTGGAATCACTTCCTGTCAAGCAAAAAGAGCGGCTGTTCGACCTGGACGTGTTCATTTCCCGAGCACTGAAACTGTGCAGGCAGAATAAGGAGAAAGCAGACGGGAAGAAAGGAAAAGATGGAGGATGGAGGGAAGAAAGCAAACAGCCAAACATTAACCGAAAGGTGCCCAGGCGTCCAGAGCACAGGACTCCACCACCACAGACTCCCAATTCTTGA